TTCCTTTCCGCAGTACAGTGCTGGATTCAATCTCCCTTTCTACAAATTTTGTATAAATATCCTTGGGATCCAGGTGCAGCTCTTCAGCCAGGAGATTTGAAATATATTCAAAGAATTCATCCATTTCTTCGACCTTTTCGATATCCAGAACCGTAGATTCCTCAATGAGTTCATGGAATCTATCTTTCGTTAGGTCATCTCTCTTAATGACTATATCCCGAAGTTCAGTAAGAAGATTATCTGAAGTAAGCTCTTTATCCCTGGAAACAAGTCTCTCCAGAACATAGATCAGGGCAGAATCCTGAGTGGTTCTTTTCTTTGCATAGAACCTGTACCATAAGAATCCTGCTAAAAGAAATACCATAGTCAGGAAAACGACGAATGTGCCCATTTCAATTAATAGAAAAAGTCCTCCTGATATCCCCAAAACCTGCATATATGGATAAAGAGGAGAATGGAATTTAGGCTTAAAACTAAGAATTTTACTCTCTCTGAATAAAATCAGGGTTAAATTTGCGAAAACATAGAGCAAGATCAGGATGCTTGAGGCAACTTTTACAAGTAATTCCAGTCTTAAGAACACAATGACCGTAACCATAAACAAACCGGTGAAGAGAATAGAAACGAAAGGAGTCTGAAACTTCAGACTTAATCTCTGAAATCCAGAAGGTAAAAGTTTATCTCTGCTCATTCCTAATGGATATCGAGAAGCAGTCATGATACCCGAATTGGCTGTAGAAATAAATGCTAAAAATGCACCTATGCTTATCACTAATTTCAAGGTATTTCCACCAAACACTTCTGCTCCGTCTGATATCGGAGTAAGGCTGCCTCCAAGAATTTCAGGATTTGAAACACCTATAGTTACAAAAATAACCAGAGCATAGAAAATGGAGGTGACAATAAGGGACAGGAACATGCCTAATGGAAGATTTTTCCCAGGGTTCTTTGTCTCCTCAGCTAAGGCAGCAACCTTAGTCAACCCTCCGTAAGAAATAAAAACAAAGCTCGCGGTAGCGAATACAGGTCCTATTCCCCTGGAAAAGAGTGGTGTGAAGTGCTGAAGATCAACTGCTCTGGAACCCCAGAGAACATAGATCAGAAGTATTCCAAGCAACCCTATGACTAAGAATACCTGAAACCTTCCTGCTTCCTTTACGCCCAGTAAGTTCAAACCAACAAAAAAAACGCAGCAGATAAGAGCAATAATCTCTATAGGAATAGGGGTTATGATGCTTATATAGGCACCCATTCCTATTAGCGCAAATGCTCCCTTTAAACTTAAAGAAAACCAGGTTGAAAATCCGGCAACTGTTCCTAAAAGAGGCCCAAACCCTCTCATGATATAGAAATAGTCTCCGCCGGCTTTTGGCATTGCGGTTGTTAATTCTGCCATGCTTAACAGTGTAGGAATACAAAATATCCCTGCAATCAGGTAAGAGATGATAACTGCCGGACCCGCTTGAGCAAAAGCTAATCCAGGAAGAATGAAAAGCCCCGAGCTGATCATAGCTCCCGTTGCAACACAGAATATATTCAGGACAGTGAGTTTTTTCTTCAGCTCATGTTCCATCAAAATGGCTCCATCCGTCTGCAATTGATCCGGCGGTTCAGATCTGTATTAATACTGCTGTTCATCTATTGTTTCTGATTGAAGCTGTATTAACCAGGCATTTCCAACAATTCGACTGATATCCTGTCCAAACTGACAATACCGGAGGCAGTCCTGTCGTGTCAAATTAATCATGGGTCGGTGAACTCGCGGTGCATTCTTCCTTTACGGTAACATGCCTGTCTTTGCGATCAACTTCTAGTCCGTATATTTCACCAGGTTGCGTAACGAAATTGTGTAGAAGCGCTCGCAGACAAGGCATGCGAATGAGATCAACGAAGATGTATTATATATACTTCAAGGAAGGTCGATTGAGCATAACGTAGTATGCAAGTGTCTTATGCGCAGTTGCAGTAGTAACTCTGGTGAGATATGCGGACTAAACCTGAACAAGGGCAAAGCAATGCAGCTGACTCTTTAACTCGCAGCTGATTGCAACTGTTTGCCGGAGAAGTATGGGTATTCAATATGAACCATAAGCAAGTCGGACATCTCTGGAATGGAAATGCGGAAGCCTGGACCAAATTGGCACGCGCCGGGTACGATGTGTATCGTGATTACCTGAACACTCCCGCCTTCTTTGAGATGCTTCCGAATATTCGCGGGATCTCAGGTATCGACATCGGGTGCGGTGAAGGACATAACACAAGGTTGCTGGCCAGGCAGGGTGCCAGGATTACTGCCATCGACATTTCAGAAGTATTCATCAAACAAGCCAGTGATGTAGAGGAAAATGAACCTTTGGGTATCAACTACCAGCTCGCTTCAGCTGTAGAACTGCCGTTTCCGGATGCCACCTTTGATTTTGCAACTGGATTTATGAGTTTCATGGATATTCCTGAAACGGAAAATGTTCTGTTGGAAGCGTACAGGGTATTGAAGCCTGGTGGTTTTCTGCAGTTCTCAATTTGCCATCCATGTTTCGATACACCGCACCGCCGGAATCTGCGAGATGATAAGGGACACACCTATGCTATCGAAGTGGGCGAATATTTCAGAAACCTGAACGGGGAAGTCTCGGAGTGGCTTTTTGGTGCTGCTCCCAGGGAAGCCAAGGTTGATTTACCCAAGTTCAAGGTCCCACGATTCAACATGACGCTCAGTCAATGGTTCAATCTCCTGATTGGAATAGGCTTCAGGTTAGAGTGCATAAGGGAACCCAGACCTGACGACGAGGTTGTGCGCTCGTGCCCTGATTTACAGGATGCTCAGGTGGTTGCCTATTTCCTGCACATCCGCGTCAGGAAACCTTTAGAAGAAGAGAACGGCAAACAACAGGCTGCACTGGAATATAGCAGCGTGTTATATGATGAGCCCTGACATTAATCGATAAGTATCATCTCAAGCGTACTGACAGATGAGCCACTCTCAAGCCTGCAGAAATAGATGCCTGGCGTAGCCATGGAACCAGAGCCGTTCATGCCATCCCATATAACACTGTGTTCACCGGATGTACTGTATTCCCCATCAATAAGTGTTCGAACAAGTCTGCCTGAAACGTCGTATATATCCAGATGCACTACAGCGTTACAGGAAAGCATGTAACTGATGACAGAAGTATTGATGATAGGATTCGGAGAACATGAGAACCCGAAAAGCGTACTCCCGATGGTAACTTCCGTATCACCTTCAATACCTACAGTACCCCAGTAGTAGTAGCCGGAATTGTACAGATCGTGCCTGAAAGAACTCCAGTGGATGTTGTCCGGATTGAAAGTCCCGGTAAGATCCCAGGCATAGAGCGAATCGTTATGTGATCCGACAATAACTTCAATGTCACCGTCAAGATCAAGATCCGCGACCACAGGAGAACTTCTTGTCATGCCGGTGTAAGCGGGATAACCGGTATGAAGAGTTCCATCGTCATCCCATACAAACAGGCCGGTGTAAGCGCTGGCGATAATCTCAATGCTGCCGTCCCCATCCATATCGGCAAGAGCAGGTGTTCCCTGTGCGAACGCTCCGGAAGTACCTGTCGACTGAGGCCATCCGGCAACATTTGAACCATCGTGATGCCAGGCGTAGACTTTGTGATATGCGGAACCACAGACTATTTCCAGGTCGCCGTCACCATCTATATCACCGATCGAAGGTGATGATCTTTCCGTACTGCCGCCACCCATGTTCTGCGGCCATCCCGCAAGGAAAGTACCGTCATGGTGGAGACCGTAAACCTTTTCACTGCTTGTGGCAATGAAGATCTCAAGATCACCGTCATCATCTACGTCTGCAAGAGTTGGCGAAGATTCAATAAGACCGCTGAGTGCAACAGGGAATCCGGGAACGATTGTACCGTCATCATCCCAGGCGTAGATATTATGAGTATCCCTGCCTGCAGCGATGATCTCAAGTCCCCCATCGTTATCGATATCACCTATTGCCGGAGATGACAGAACACCGTAAGAGTCGACATCGTACACGGGCCAGCCGTCGTAGCGGGTTCCATCATGATGGAACACATAGACTCTGGCGTAAATGTAACCGTAGTTTCCATTGAGATCCTTGAAAGTACCTACGACTATTTCCAGGTCACCATCATTGTCCAGATCGGCAAGAGCCGGGGAACTTGAAGCACCGTCATCATCATCAAGATCCTGGGGCCAGCCGGTTTCGAGAGTTCCGTCCGCTCTGTAAACGTACAGGTCCGAACGCTGTCCGGTTATCACTATCTCAAGGTCACCATCACCATCAAGGTCAGCAACGGCGGGTGTATGGGTAGCGATACCACCTGTTGAAACGGGAAATCCTGAGACCATACTGCAATCATGATGATAGGCTTTCAAACTTGAGCCTGATGCAATAAGGAGTTCCATATCTCCGTCAGAGTCGATATCAGCTACCTGTGCGGATGTTTCCATAGAACTGCCGCCGGTATATATCGGGAAACCTGACTGTGCTATTGGAGTATCGAGTGCATCGTTCAATGCAATGGAAGCCGCAGCTTCATCCAGACTCCAGCTGAAAGCAATCTGAGACAGAACAAACAACATGAAAACGATCTTAATCATTATATATATCCTTCTAAATCAAAGGTTTATGTAATACTCTCCACACCTGCATTCATGCACTCTAAATGGATTGATACTCTTCCAGTCCCAACTTGAGAATACTGAGAGCATCACGCATCTTATGTTCATCAAGAACGTATGCGATCCTGATTTCATCAAGTCCTTTACCTGGTGTCGCATAAAAACCCGCAGCCGGAGCTACCATGGTAGTCCATCCATCAACGGAGAAATCGCTCAGGAGCCAGGACGCGAATTTGTCTGTATCGTCAACGGGCAATCGAATAGTCGCGTAGAATGCCCCTTCAGGTTTCAGGAAGAAGATGCCGTCGGTATTCTGGAGTTCCTGCAGGAGTAAATCACGTCTGGATTGATACTTGGCTACAATTGCCGTGTAGTAATCATCAGTCAGTGATTCATACATCGCAGCTGCGCCGTATTGAGAGAGAGTAGGCGGGCATAGACGCGCCTGACCGAACTTGATGAAAGTAGACATCATGGATGGGTTTCGGGTGATCAGGTTACCAAGCCTGGCGCCGCAGGAACTGAACCGCTTGGAAATCGAATCCATCACAATTGCTCTATCCGAAATATCCTGAATCTCGAGAATAGAGGAGTGCTTTCTGCCGTCAAAGGCAAAATCACGGTAAACCTCATCCGCAAGCAGAAAAAGGTTATTCTCAATGACTACTTCAGCGAGTGTATTCAGCTCATTGTCAGTAAGGATAGTACCGGTGGGATTATTCGGATTACAGATAAGAATTGCTCTCGTGCGATCGGTTATCCTTGAGATGATTTCATCTTTCGGGGGCAGATGGAATCCGCTCTCAACGCTTGATGTTATCGGTACAAGTTTTATACCTGCAAGAGTGGCAAACCCGTTGTAATTAGTGTAGAAAGGCTCAAAACAGATTATTTCCTCACCAGGATCGCATGTAGCCATCATCGCGAAAATAACCGCTTCTGAGCCACCCGTTGTGATCATAATTTGATCAGGGAGAAGTGAAATGTCTGATCGGGAATAATAATTGCATATGGCTTCTCTGAGTATGGGAAGCCCGATACTCGGTCCGTAAGCCAGAACATTGCTCATGTTCAGTTTAACCGCATCCCAGAATTCAAGAGGCGTTGGAAGATCAGGCTGACCGATATTCAAATGATGGATCTTTATTCCACGGCTCCGGGCTTCATTGGCAAGAGGTGCCAGTTTTCTGATTGGGGATTCCTGTATATTGTTACCTCTGATGCTTATACGAGGATCAGTCATGCAGAGTCTCCTTCCGGTTGAAATGAAGGTGTTTCATCATTAATTTCATAATGTATAATACGATGTAATATACTTATCGTATATCCTGGATGTACAAGTGACTACATGCTGATTCGGAGGGGTTATGATTCTCAGACTTGTCGAACTGGCTATTGAGGGTTCTCCCGCGGAAAACCTGAAGAAATTCTCTGAAGCAGCTGTTGCGCCTCCTGTACCTGATCTTGCTGTACTGCCGGAACTGTTCACGACAGGATATATGCTGGACAGAATACCCGATCTTGCCCTTTCTCCCGAAGATCTTCCTGAATTGCTTCCAGCGAAGATAGCTGCCAGAGAAAAAGTCTGGATTGTCGCGGGATCGCTGCCTGTGAAGAGCCCAAACGGAGTAGTGAACAAAATGGTGGTGTACAATCCTGATGGAAAGATCGCATACACAACGGAAAAAGTTCATCTCTTCAGCGCCATGGGGGAGGATAGAGCCTTTATCCCCGGTAAATGCGGAGGTACGTTCAATCTCTCCGGAAAAACAGCAGGGGGGATTATCTGCTATGACCTGCGGTTTCCTGAACTGACCCGCAGAATGACTCTCGGAGGAGCTTCCATTATTTTTGTACCGGCACAATGGCCGGGAGGGCGGAGAGAGCTCTTTCGATCTCTTCTCAGGGCAAGAGCTGCTGAATCTCAGATCTTCGCTGCAGGATGCAATATTGGCGGAGAGCATCTTGGAGTTATCTTCAAGGGTGGAGGAGGAGTTGCGCACCCCACTGGAAATATGCTGAAAGGCAGTATAATATCAGATGGAATTACGGATTTTGTGATCGACTTGAATGATGTGGATCAGATACGAACCCATATTGACTGCTTATCCGATCTGAGGCCGGAGGAGTACGGATCTATAGAGCTTGCTAAGGAGACTCCATGAAGGATTACAGTTCAGTGTTTTTCAGGGCTGCGATCACTCTTCTTGGAGTAGTAGCAGCAGGTACTATCCTGAAATCGGCATCAAATGTTTTCGTTCCACTGACAGTCGCATTCTTTCTTATGCTGCTTCTGCAGCCTGTCTCAAATCGAACAGCCTCGGTAACGGACGGAATTTTTGCCAGAATCAAGGGAAAATTCGGAAAAGAGCATATCAGCGAAGAGTCTAAACTGGCCGTAATCTTCTCTGTTATTTTTGTTCTTTTTCTCTTCGCAGCACTGTCTTCTGGAGTATATGTTCTCATTAGAGGACAGATATCACTTATCATGAGTAAAAGTAATGAAATCATGGACAATGTTGTTATGCCTATTAAGGACTGGATGATTTCAAGCGGTCTCTTCGGAGACGAAGCAGCTGTCAAAGATCATATCAACGGGCTTGTGGAATCAGCTATGAGTATCGCCCCGAACGCTGCCAAACCGATAATATCCGGAGTATTCACATTCGCCATGATCATGTTTCTTACCACTTTCCTGCTTATTGGCAGAAAAAGACTTGAAGAGAACATGCAAAGCACACTTAAACCGGCAAACTACAAGAATATTCAACATATAGTTGAAAGGATTGAATCGAACACACGCAAATTCATTGTTACTAAGATAATTACGAGTTTGATTACCGGAGTAGGAATAGGGCTCGGTTTACTGCTTTTTCTTGATACTCAGGATGCCCTGATATGGGGATCCATATATTTCGTAACGGATCTCTTATTGCCGGAACAGGTGTGATACTATATACAATGGCAACTTTCGAGCAGGGAAACTTCCTTGCAGCATGGCCCGTGGTTATCATTGTGCTTATCATCAATAACCTCGTTTCGAATATCATAGAACCAAGATTAATGCAGTTCAGACTTCCTCTCGGATCAGTAACGGTTCTTCTTTCAGTTATTGTCTGGGCCTGG
Above is a genomic segment from Candidatus Aegiribacteria sp. containing:
- a CDS encoding amino acid permease, which produces MEHELKKKLTVLNIFCVATGAMISSGLFILPGLAFAQAGPAVIISYLIAGIFCIPTLLSMAELTTAMPKAGGDYFYIMRGFGPLLGTVAGFSTWFSLSLKGAFALIGMGAYISIITPIPIEIIALICCVFFVGLNLLGVKEAGRFQVFLVIGLLGILLIYVLWGSRAVDLQHFTPLFSRGIGPVFATASFVFISYGGLTKVAALAEETKNPGKNLPLGMFLSLIVTSIFYALVIFVTIGVSNPEILGGSLTPISDGAEVFGGNTLKLVISIGAFLAFISTANSGIMTASRYPLGMSRDKLLPSGFQRLSLKFQTPFVSILFTGLFMVTVIVFLRLELLVKVASSILILLYVFANLTLILFRESKILSFKPKFHSPLYPYMQVLGISGGLFLLIEMGTFVVFLTMVFLLAGFLWYRFYAKKRTTQDSALIYVLERLVSRDKELTSDNLLTELRDIVIKRDDLTKDRFHELIEESTVLDIEKVEEMDEFFEYISNLLAEELHLDPKDIYTKFVEREIESSTVLRKGMAIPHICVKGIDDVKALLVRSKAGIIFPDDKVVHILFVLIGSSGERILHLKILAAIAQIVQNPGFDKNWLEAGSKDDLKNLILLADRRRSNEKQYESK
- a CDS encoding methyltransferase domain-containing protein, which encodes MNHKQVGHLWNGNAEAWTKLARAGYDVYRDYLNTPAFFEMLPNIRGISGIDIGCGEGHNTRLLARQGARITAIDISEVFIKQASDVEENEPLGINYQLASAVELPFPDATFDFATGFMSFMDIPETENVLLEAYRVLKPGGFLQFSICHPCFDTPHRRNLRDDKGHTYAIEVGEYFRNLNGEVSEWLFGAAPREAKVDLPKFKVPRFNMTLSQWFNLLIGIGFRLECIREPRPDDEVVRSCPDLQDAQVVAYFLHIRVRKPLEEENGKQQAALEYSSVLYDEP
- a CDS encoding FG-GAP-like repeat-containing protein; translated protein: MIKIVFMLFVLSQIAFSWSLDEAAASIALNDALDTPIAQSGFPIYTGGSSMETSAQVADIDSDGDMELLIASGSSLKAYHHDCSMVSGFPVSTGGIATHTPAVADLDGDGDLEIVITGQRSDLYVYRADGTLETGWPQDLDDDDGASSSPALADLDNDGDLEIVVGTFKDLNGNYGYIYARVYVFHHDGTRYDGWPVYDVDSYGVLSSPAIGDIDNDGGLEIIAAGRDTHNIYAWDDDGTIVPGFPVALSGLIESSPTLADVDDDGDLEIFIATSSEKVYGLHHDGTFLAGWPQNMGGGSTERSSPSIGDIDGDGDLEIVCGSAYHKVYAWHHDGSNVAGWPQSTGTSGAFAQGTPALADMDGDGSIEIIASAYTGLFVWDDDGTLHTGYPAYTGMTRSSPVVADLDLDGDIEVIVGSHNDSLYAWDLTGTFNPDNIHWSSFRHDLYNSGYYYWGTVGIEGDTEVTIGSTLFGFSCSPNPIINTSVISYMLSCNAVVHLDIYDVSGRLVRTLIDGEYSTSGEHSVIWDGMNGSGSMATPGIYFCRLESGSSVSTLEMILID
- a CDS encoding pyridoxal phosphate-dependent aminotransferase; protein product: MTDPRISIRGNNIQESPIRKLAPLANEARSRGIKIHHLNIGQPDLPTPLEFWDAVKLNMSNVLAYGPSIGLPILREAICNYYSRSDISLLPDQIMITTGGSEAVIFAMMATCDPGEEIICFEPFYTNYNGFATLAGIKLVPITSSVESGFHLPPKDEIISRITDRTRAILICNPNNPTGTILTDNELNTLAEVVIENNLFLLADEVYRDFAFDGRKHSSILEIQDISDRAIVMDSISKRFSSCGARLGNLITRNPSMMSTFIKFGQARLCPPTLSQYGAAAMYESLTDDYYTAIVAKYQSRRDLLLQELQNTDGIFFLKPEGAFYATIRLPVDDTDKFASWLLSDFSVDGWTTMVAPAAGFYATPGKGLDEIRIAYVLDEHKMRDALSILKLGLEEYQSI
- a CDS encoding carbon-nitrogen family hydrolase codes for the protein MILRLVELAIEGSPAENLKKFSEAAVAPPVPDLAVLPELFTTGYMLDRIPDLALSPEDLPELLPAKIAAREKVWIVAGSLPVKSPNGVVNKMVVYNPDGKIAYTTEKVHLFSAMGEDRAFIPGKCGGTFNLSGKTAGGIICYDLRFPELTRRMTLGGASIIFVPAQWPGGRRELFRSLLRARAAESQIFAAGCNIGGEHLGVIFKGGGGVAHPTGNMLKGSIISDGITDFVIDLNDVDQIRTHIDCLSDLRPEEYGSIELAKETP
- a CDS encoding AI-2E family transporter, encoding MKDYSSVFFRAAITLLGVVAAGTILKSASNVFVPLTVAFFLMLLLQPVSNRTASVTDGIFARIKGKFGKEHISEESKLAVIFSVIFVLFLFAALSSGVYVLIRGQISLIMSKSNEIMDNVVMPIKDWMISSGLFGDEAAVKDHINGLVESAMSIAPNAAKPIISGVFTFAMIMFLTTFLLIGRKRLEENMQSTLKPANYKNIQHIVERIESNTRKFIVTKIITSLITGVGIGLGLLLFLDTQDALIWGSIYFVTDLLLPEQV
- a CDS encoding AI-2E family transporter, translating into MGIHIFRNGSLIAGTGVILYTMATFEQGNFLAAWPVVIIVLIINNLVSNIIEPRLMQFRLPLGSVTVLLSVIVWAWLWGAWGMILAVPITIMIKIMLEDIIGRGWLSALMET